Within the Rhodomicrobium lacus genome, the region CCAGCCGCCCCACGAACACCTTGAACATGGCTTCGCCGTCGACATCGAAGAATTGCACGCCGCAGCTTTCCTTGCCCATGAAAGGCCGGCGCACGAACGCGATACAGGCACAACGCGACGCCTTGATGTGGCCGCCGATGGGGCTTTTGCTATGCAGGTTGAAGAAGCCGCGCCCGTACTCTCCCTTCGGAAGCGGTCCCCGGCATTCGAGAACGAGGTTCTTCGTGTGAACCACAACTGTCAGGTCGCCCCATTCGGAGAGTTCGTTCATGACGTCGTCGAAGGCAGACGCGGGCGCGAAGGCGCAGTTCACGCGCGGCAGAAGCTGCATCGCTTCGACCACGCTCACGCCGTGCGCCTCCGCCAGTGCTTCGATGACGCCGTCCGGGTTCGTTTCGAGACGCGCGGCGAGTGCCGCCAGCGCTTCTTCTTTCGAGGCAAAGCCGGTTTGTGTCTGGGTCATGCGATTTCCTCCGTTGCTATGGCTTCATGCGGAATGGCATCGAGCGCGGCGTAAAGACCGCCGGTCAAATTGGTGATCCAGAAGGTGCCCGCGCGCGTCGTGCGGAAAGTGCCGCCGTCGATGCTTCCCAGCCCTGCGGCCGCCCAATTGTCGAGAAGCGGCGCGGCTGCGCGCGCGAAACCGGGCGCGACGGCCTCCACTGCGGCGATGGCGAGTGAGCCTGTTTCGAGCCCCGCCGTGATGGCGGCTTGCGCAGCATAGGCCGCCGGCATGCGCGATGCGCCCGCGATCGGGGCCTGCCCCTCCACCTTCGCAGCCCTGCGTTCTTCGATGCTGACGAGATTGCTCCAGCGGACGCCATGCGCCTGCCCGCCCGCGCCGGGGCCGAAAGGAATGCAGGGCACGCCGCGCTTGATCCCGCTGTTATAGCGGTTCCGCTCGCGGTCGCCCCGCGCGAAATGCGACTGCGATACCTGCTTGAACCCTTCCGCCACGAGGAATTCGGTGGCTTCGGCATACATCTGCGCCTGCTCGCCCACGGAGCCGGCAGGGGGCAGCTTCTCGTCCGCGATGGACTTCGCGAGCGGGCCGCCGCGAAAGACATTCAGCGCGTAGAGGGTCACGCCATCGATGCGGCTGGCCGCGACGGTTTCGATATCGCGCCGCCAGATTTCGCGCGATTGACCGGGCAGGCCGTACATGAGATCGCACACGATGCTGGCGCGGTCGAGCGCGGCGAGATCGTTCAGGAAGGCGAGCGTTTCCGCGCCGTCGAGCTTTCGTCCGAGACGGCGGCGTACAGCCGTGTCGAAGGTCTGAACGCCGAGCGAGACGCGGTTGGCTCCCGCGTCGAATGCCGCGACTGCCTTTTCAAGACCGAAGCCGTAAGCGCGGCCCTCCACGGTGATTTCACACTCAGGTTCGAGCGGGAGCAGGCGGCGCACATTCGCGATGAGACGCGCCAGCGGTGCCGTCAAAAGCGCGCTCGGAGTCCCCCCGCCGAGATAGACAGACTCGATGGGGGCGGTCGAAACCAAAGGCGCCGCGGCCATTTCTTCCATTTCGGCCACGACATCGTCCACGAACGCATCCGAAAGCTCGGGCCGCCATACGTTCTGGAAAAAGCCGCAGAACAGGCAGCGGCTCTGGCAGTAGGGCACGTTGATATAAACGGCCGCCGGTTCGGAGCGGGGCGTTGCGAAAGCTCGGGCGACCGCGCTGCCTGCTTCAGCGGGATCGATGGCGACACTGCCGCGCCATGGCGGAGAAAACTCACGGCCGGAAAACGCCTCTGTCAGAGGATCGCGCCCCGCCGGAACCAAGAAAGCGTCGATGGTTTTCGGCGCGGACATGGGGTGGCCGCCGGGATGACCACCCGGATGGCCCGGCTTGGGGGCCGGATGACCCGCGCTGTTATTGCCTGCATGGGAATGGCCTGCGCCATGGTGAGGTGGCGCGTCGCTGCGCGCATGCCCGGAGAGGCTTGTTTTTTCAGCGTGCGGCGGCGTGCGTTTCATGGTCCCTCCCCTCAACTGGCCCGACGCTGGCGCGCAGATGCTTGTCCCGCTTCGATCAGTCGAGCGGGCATGAGAGTGCGAGGCTCCAGCTTAAGTAAAACGCTAGACTACGCCAATTAATACAGCAACAACATTTGTATATATTTAGAGTAATTATAAATTTAAAAGCCGCGCCGGGAGCCATCTAGCGATTACGATTATTATAAGAATTATTATGCGCAGGCGCATCGAGAAATATTCTAAATATATTCGACACACATGATGAATAACTGAAAATGGACTCATTTTTTAGGCTTGCGCGCCCTTTTTTGTTATCTCACTCTTGCTCCGGGCAATTTGGCACTTGATGGGGTTGTTGAATGTTATGGGGCAGCAGAGCGGCTTACGCCGCTGCAGTGGCGCTTTCCGCGTCCACTCTTCTTTCCGCGTCTGCGTTTTCGCAAGATGAAGCGGGGCAACGCGTCGAACTCGACGAGATTTCGATCTTCGCGACCCTCAATCCGATTGCAACGTTCGACTATCCCGGCCAAGTGGACGTAGTGGATCGCGATCAGATCCAGACCGAGCAAGCCTCGACAGTGGCCGAGACGCTGAAGAACGTCCCCGGCGTGTTCGTTGATGGCGGCGCACGCATGAGCGGGCAGACGCCAACATTCGCGGCTTCGACGGCGAGGACGTCCTCATTCTCGTCGACGGCGTGCCGCAGACGTTCCAGTCCGGGCATGACGGGCGCCTTTTCGTCGACCCGGATCTGCTGAAGCGCGTCGAGGTGGTGAAGGGGCCGAATTCATCGCTCTACGGCTCTGGGGCGCTCGGCGGCGTGATCGCGATGACCACCATCGACGCGAGCGATCTTCTGGAAGCGGGCGAAACGGCGGGAGCGCGCGTCAAGGTCGGCTTCCAGACGGCGGACGGCCAGCCGATCCTCACGACCACGGGCTTCGCGCGGACCGAGGACGGCAGGTTCGAAACCATCGGCAGCTTTACCTATCGGCGCATGGGGTCGATCGAGCTTGGCAATGGCGACGACCTCAGCAACAAGGACAACATCAAGTCCGCGCTCGCGAAAGGCACGGCACAGGTGACGCCGGACCTCAAGGCAACCGCGACCTGGGTCCATTTCGGCGACGACGGCGTCACGCCCGCGAACCCGCAAAACAACGGCGAAGTCAGTTCATCGAACGCGCTCGTCAAACGCGGCATCCTGAGCGACACCGTGTCCGGCAAACTCAGCTACACGCCGGAAGGCAGTCAGTGGTTCAACGGCAATTTCCTCGCCTACTGGGCGCAGAACAAGGTGACCGAGAATTACTATAACAGTACTCGGTATCAGACGCGCGATGTCGAAACGGTTGGCGTGAAGGCCGACAACCGCTCCTGGTTCGAGTTGAACGACTGGCAGACCAAGGTGACGTTCACCTACGGCATCGACTACCACAAGGACAAGCAGGCGGGCGCGGACAGCCTTCCCCAAGGCTGGGAAGTTGGCAACCAGATCTCATCGATCCCGAGTGCCGAAGCCGATTATACCGGCACCTTCATACAGGCTGAAATCAAGATGCTTCGGCCAGCGTCGCTTCCGGGCGAGCTTACGCTGACCCCGAGCGCGCGCTTCGACTCGTTTTCGATGGAGGCGAGCGGCGAGGAGGACTTCTCCGACGAGGCGTTCTCGCCGAAGATCGCAGCCGCATACAAGCCGGTGCCGTGGTTCCTGCTGTTCGGCAATTACGGAAGCGCCTTTCGTGCGCCGGACTACAATGAGCTTTACGCCATGGGGAACCATTTCTGCATCCCGATGGGGCCGCGAACGGTCTGCAATCCGTTTTTGCCGAACCCGGACCTCAAGCCGCAAACGGCTGAGACCGGTGAAGTGGGCGCGGGCTTCGAGTTCACAGATGTCGTGGCAAAAGGCGACGCCGTGAAGCTCAAGGGCTCCTACTGGCACATGGACGCGCGCGACTATATCAATCAAGAGGTTGTCGGTGCGAGTCTCACCGATCCAAGCGACATGGGCTGCTTCACCGGTCGAGGCGGGTGTTATACCCGGTTCTTCAACACCGACCACGCCATCCTTTCGGGTGCGGAAATCGCGCTCACCTATGACAGCGCGCGGTTTTTTGGCGGCGCTTCGTGGGCGACCATGACCGGCCGCGATGCTGATACCGATGCGTATGTCGGCGCGCTCCAGCCCGACAAGGTGATCCTCACCGCCGGCGTGAAGCTGCCGGAATACTGGACGCGCCTCGGCACGCGCTTCACCTTCGCGGACAAGTTTACGCGCGCCGATGCGGCGACGGCCTATCGCGACGCCTATAACCTCGTGGACCTGTTCGCCGTGATCGAGCCGACCGAAGGGCCATTGAAAGGACTTCGTGTAGACCTCGGCATCGATAACGTCACCGACAAGGCCTATCAGTTGATCGCCGCGGATGTCTACGAGAAGGGCATCAACTTCAAGGGCGCAGTGAGCTGGACCGTGAAGTGGTAGCCACGCGAGCGAAAAGATAAATGATATAAAGCCGGCGGCTCATCCGCCGGCTGTCGTTTTTTCTTTGGGGACTTTTCCAGTCGACACTGACACATATTTTGCCTCCATCTCCAATATCGAACTAAACCTATAATAATTACAAACTATATTCATTGATTGCATCGGGACGCGGGATTATTGTCTCGAAGCGCGCTTGGGCAATTTTCTAATGCGGCAAGACAGTAGCGCGAAGTGCATCTCACGACATGAGGGAGAACGGATGCAGTCGGAGGCGACGACGCGGTGCCAGCAGATGGTGCATGCCATAGTTGCTGTGATGGCCACGCTTCTGATAGCGATGAGCCCGGTTTTCGGCCAGGAGGGGAACGCACAGCCGCCGCAAACGGCTTCGGGCGGAGAGACGACCGCAGAGCCGCAACCGTCGCAGGCGGTTCAAACGGGAGCGGCGCCAACCGTCGAGGGCCAACCGTCGCAAGCCGCGCCTCTCACAGCCGAAGCGAAGCTTGAAGAGCAAGCGCCACAAGCCGCGCAGGCCGAAGCGGGAGCAACCGTGGAGGCGCCGCCGCCTCTCGCATCTTCCCAATCCGAGCCATTGCCACCTCCGGCGAGCGAGAAGGCGATCGGCAGGCAGCTTCCGCACGAGTTGTCGCCGCTGGGAATGTTCCATGCCGCCGACATGGTCGTGAAGACGGTGATGATTGCGCTGCTGCTTGCCTCGTTTCTCACATGGACGGTTTTCTTCGCGAAAACGGCGGAGCTTTGGACGGCGCGTCGACGCCTGAGAGGAACAATCGCTGTTCTCGAAGATGCGCGAAGCCTCAGCGGGGCATTGGATGCGGTAGCGGAAACGAAAGGCCCGGGCGCGGTCATTGTCGCCGAGGCAGCCCGAGAGGTTCAGCGCTCCACGACGCTAGGAGAGCCCGACAAGGACGGCGTCAAGGAGCGGGTCGCATCCCGCTTGTCCCGCGCGGAGGCACGCGCGAGCCGGCGTGTCATGTCCGGCATCGGCATCGTGGCCACCATCGGCTCGGTTGCACCGTTCGTGGGACTGTTCGGCACCGTCTGGGGCATCATGAACGCCTTCATCGGCATCTCGAAAGCGCAAACCACCAACCTGGCCGTGGTCGCTCCCGGCATCGCGGAAGCGCTGCTCGCAACCGCGCTCGGCCTCGTTGCCGCGATCCCCGCCGTGGTCGTCTACAACGCTTTCGCGCGGCAGATCACCGACTACCGCCAGCTTCTCGCCGACGCATCGGCAGCGGTCGAAAGGCTGGTGAGCTTCGATCTCGATGCGAGATGCGTGGCCAGACCTCGCGTCAAGGCGGCGGCGGAGTAGCGCCATGGCCGGAAGTTTGAAGCGGGAGCCGAGCGACGGCATAGAGGAAAACCACGAGATAAACGTCACGCCGCTGATCGACGTGATGCTGGTGCTGCTGATCATCTTCATGGTCGCCGCGCCGCTCTCCACGGTAGATGTGCCGGTCGATCTCCCGGTGTCGAATGCGCAACCGAAGCCAAGGCCGTCCGAACCGCTTTTCGTTACGGTGAAGGCAGACCTCTCCCTCTCCATCGGCAACGATCCCGTCCGGCGTGAGGCGATCAAGGCCGCGCTTGACGCCAAGACGAAGGGCGACACCGAACAACGCGTTTTCGTGCGCGCAGACAAGAGCGTGGACTACGGCTCCCTCATGGAAGCGATGAACCTGCTTCGGAACGCCGGCTATCTGAAAATCGGGCTCGTCGGACTCGAGGCCGCGCCGCAGGCGAGCGCGCAGGCGGTGGAAACGGGTGGCGCGAAGCCATGACCTCAGTAGATTGGGCGTTGGACTACGCGACTGGCAACATGGACGAGCGTCGGACCGACGCCATGCGCTGGGCGGCCGCCGCTGCGGCTGCCGCGACGCTCTATGCCTGCGCGGCTTTAGTCATCCTCTGGCAGCGTGAGGAAGCGGCGCCTGCATCGAGCGATTCCGCTGGCGCGGTCATGGTCGAACTCGCGCCGATCGTGGCCGCCCCTGAGACGCCGGTGCGTGACGTCGCTACAGGTGCGGAATCGGAAGCTTCGCCCGAACAGGAGATCAGTGAGCCAAAGCCGGAAGAAGAGCCGGTGCTGCAAGAGACCAGGCTTCCCGAGTTCGAGAAGGCCGTGGCCGTTCTCGAACGGGCGCGGCAGGAGCCGCAACCAGAAAAGCCGGTCGAAAAGCAGATTGAAAAGAAAGCGGAAGAGCAGAAGCCGCATCGGGTGAAATCGACCGCTCGCGCCGCAGCCGCGCCGCGCCCGGACAAGACGAGGCATGCCCCTGTAAACGCGGCGCCGTCCGCAGGCGTCTCCTCCTCGGCGTCCGCCGCCTCATGGCGAAGCGCGGTTGTCGGTCATCTGAACCGCCACAAGCGTCATCCGGGCGGCGCATCGAACGGCACGGCCTCGGTCGCTTTCGCCATAGACAGGCAAGGCCGTGTTCTGTGGGCGCGCCTCATCCGTTCGTCCGGCAGTTCCCAGCTTGACGCTGAGGCCGTCTCTCTTGCGAAGCGCGCCTCTCCCGTGCCCGCGCCGCCGGCGGAAATGGCGCGCGGGTCGATCACCCTCTCGGTTCCGCTCCGCTTCACGCGCTGACCGGTTTGAGGATCCGGCTGGATGTCGTTCGCGTCACGACATCGGCATGAGGTGCCATGAGCGCATTGAAAGCCCGCCTCGATGACAGGAGCGAGGCGGGCTTTGTCTTGTCAGAACTTCCAGACGACCGTGCCGCGCACGCCATTGTCGTCGGAGCGGTCGCCGAACTGCCCGACATAGGACACGCCCACCGTTACATTCGATGACACGGCCGTGCCAAGACCGGCCTCTACGAAGGCGACATCCCGCGAAATCGGGCTTCCCGCCACCGTGAACGCATCGCCGCCCGAAAACGCGAAGGTGCTCGTCGGCGTGACGTCGCCGAAGGCGTGCCGCCAGCCGAAGGAGCCTTTTGCCGTGAGGCCGATGCCGCCGAGGGTGAAGTCGCGGGAGAGATGCACGCCGAGGGTCGAGTAGCCCACGCCGGTATCGCCGGAGCGCGCCGCAAGCGCCGCCGCGCCGCCGCTTTCGTTGAAGGCGTCGGAATGCACGTTCACGAAGGCAAGCCCCGCGAACGGCTCGACGACGACCGCGCCCGCTGGCGTGGCGATGGCCCCGAGACGATAGCCGACCTCGCCGAACACCTGCCCCGTGACCGCCTGATAATCTGACTTCAAGCGATCACTGTAGCCGGTGAACGCAACGCCGCGCGACAGCGAGATGTCGGAGATCGTGAAGGAGCCGCCGACGCGAAGCGCAACCGGTCCCCATGCGCCGCCGCCATAGAGGCCGAAATGGTAATTCTCGCTCGATCCGCTGGATGCGACGCCTGATGCTTTATAGGTTGAATGGCTGTAGCCGGACAGGAAGCCCGCGCGGATGCCGCTGCCGACGAGGCCGTCGAGGCCAGCGAAGAAGCCGCCCGTTGTGTGATCGAGGGCGTGTGCATTGCCGTTGCCGTCGATGCCGCCCCACGATCCGAACCCGCGTCCCCAGGCCGAGAGGCCAGCCGCGCAGGGTGCGGCGGGCTCGTCCTTGGCGGAAACGGGCTGCCACTCGGTGCTGCACTGGTCGTCGTCGCGCAGACGGTCGAGCGCGGCGCTGCGCGCAAAGCGGCTGTCGTCCACGAGCGCGGCCTTGGCCGATGCATGCGCTTCG harbors:
- the hutX gene encoding heme utilization cystosolic carrier protein HutX translates to MTQTQTGFASKEEALAALAARLETNPDGVIEALAEAHGVSVVEAMQLLPRVNCAFAPASAFDDVMNELSEWGDLTVVVHTKNLVLECRGPLPKGEYGRGFFNLHSKSPIGGHIKASRCACIAFVRRPFMGKESCGVQFFDVDGEAMFKVFVGRLADYSLNPEQVAKFEDLKARLSK
- the hutW gene encoding heme anaerobic degradation radical SAM methyltransferase ChuW/HutW, translated to MKRTPPHAEKTSLSGHARSDAPPHHGAGHSHAGNNSAGHPAPKPGHPGGHPGGHPMSAPKTIDAFLVPAGRDPLTEAFSGREFSPPWRGSVAIDPAEAGSAVARAFATPRSEPAAVYINVPYCQSRCLFCGFFQNVWRPELSDAFVDDVVAEMEEMAAAPLVSTAPIESVYLGGGTPSALLTAPLARLIANVRRLLPLEPECEITVEGRAYGFGLEKAVAAFDAGANRVSLGVQTFDTAVRRRLGRKLDGAETLAFLNDLAALDRASIVCDLMYGLPGQSREIWRRDIETVAASRIDGVTLYALNVFRGGPLAKSIADEKLPPAGSVGEQAQMYAEATEFLVAEGFKQVSQSHFARGDRERNRYNSGIKRGVPCIPFGPGAGGQAHGVRWSNLVSIEERRAAKVEGQAPIAGASRMPAAYAAQAAITAGLETGSLAIAAVEAVAPGFARAAAPLLDNWAAAGLGSIDGGTFRTTRAGTFWITNLTGGLYAALDAIPHEAIATEEIA
- the exbB gene encoding tonB-system energizer ExbB — its product is MQSEATTRCQQMVHAIVAVMATLLIAMSPVFGQEGNAQPPQTASGGETTAEPQPSQAVQTGAAPTVEGQPSQAAPLTAEAKLEEQAPQAAQAEAGATVEAPPPLASSQSEPLPPPASEKAIGRQLPHELSPLGMFHAADMVVKTVMIALLLASFLTWTVFFAKTAELWTARRRLRGTIAVLEDARSLSGALDAVAETKGPGAVIVAEAAREVQRSTTLGEPDKDGVKERVASRLSRAEARASRRVMSGIGIVATIGSVAPFVGLFGTVWGIMNAFIGISKAQTTNLAVVAPGIAEALLATALGLVAAIPAVVVYNAFARQITDYRQLLADASAAVERLVSFDLDARCVARPRVKAAAE
- the exbD gene encoding TonB system transport protein ExbD, whose amino-acid sequence is MAGSLKREPSDGIEENHEINVTPLIDVMLVLLIIFMVAAPLSTVDVPVDLPVSNAQPKPRPSEPLFVTVKADLSLSIGNDPVRREAIKAALDAKTKGDTEQRVFVRADKSVDYGSLMEAMNLLRNAGYLKIGLVGLEAAPQASAQAVETGGAKP
- a CDS encoding energy transducer TonB family protein encodes the protein MTSVDWALDYATGNMDERRTDAMRWAAAAAAAATLYACAALVILWQREEAAPASSDSAGAVMVELAPIVAAPETPVRDVATGAESEASPEQEISEPKPEEEPVLQETRLPEFEKAVAVLERARQEPQPEKPVEKQIEKKAEEQKPHRVKSTARAAAAPRPDKTRHAPVNAAPSAGVSSSASAASWRSAVVGHLNRHKRHPGGASNGTASVAFAIDRQGRVLWARLIRSSGSSQLDAEAVSLAKRASPVPAPPAEMARGSITLSVPLRFTR